From the genome of Primulina huaijiensis isolate GDHJ02 chromosome 11, ASM1229523v2, whole genome shotgun sequence:
aaaaatgaattaggtagaacataaaaaattacataattaatcaaaagacagaaaataaaaattacataattgtctattacctataaactactaatactgacttctaaagattgaagtcggtgagagagtGGAGACCACTATATactaaaaacataaaaagtttgtaggaccgagtgcttaccgttttaccaaaagctatagctggtggtaatggtgcaactcaaatcttttaaaccgcacagcagctcaagcaccacggttcgatcgctctaccaagcagggacaattattgcacccaacaaagttaatgcttgaatgagtcacactgcaaagttagtgtagtaaaaacgaaggacaaagtcggttaataaaaatattataatgggcaAAGTTGAATcagactcatatatataagtatctcactttGTCTCACCTTATcttttgtcactgtacaaagcgaaagtttacgcaccgtagtgttctacattttcttaatttttcatcatctattgatctttaaagatatattagacttttttttaaacatctaatcttaaatgtgatcaattaaccaaataattattatactttgtatacaacaataaatagattaatatatttgaagatagaaaaagtaatgtattgagaagaataaaaaaagaatgttagaattaatactataattatatgtcaatattaaatttaacatcatATGTTCGAaattgtgtttattgaggtaaagactatgatgataaactaaaaataataatttatttatcattgtaacgtaataataatgtgatcgttgTTTGGAATCAAAAAATGATGTACTTtgtctttttttattaaattgtataaacaattctttcaatatttttagtggataaacatgttaaatctattaaaattaattagtaaaatttaatgatgtaTTAATTCAACATGAtcaagtatatattatactcaaatgtcttataaatttatatgatatagtaaaaggttatttgcataaacttatttgttgggtacaataattgatcatgttgggtagagtaattgaaatattgtgtgtttgagctgttgtactatttaaaatatttgatttgcactgttaccataatctattggttttgataaaacagtaaacgcttgagcctacaattggtatcagagtcaagatcgcgtttttgattttcaattattGCAATTtgtgcaattattaggagatagagtgtttggtacaataattgtccatggTGAGTAggcgcttgagctgttgtatgatttaaagatttgacttgtATAGTTACtatcagttatagcttttggtaaaacgacaaacactcgatcatatattatttgattgtaaagctagaagaaacatgttgcatcaacttttagttttgaattgatcccttacatgttactcgatttttaaatttagaaggattctacaattttcaaatattattatatattgaattataattcatCCCTTTCAAATcggataaatatacaataaaactcatgtaagttttattaacaaaaacatttaactgaaatattggatttgtcgataatcaaaataagaaataaacaaattttgatccttgagtgagaaataatatatttaaataaagttataattgccacaattaaataatgcacttacatgcatttatcaccgtattttgcaactaaaatgtcaaaaaaagtttccacgtattatttttatatcatattcaaaataattatgaatcttgatttttattattttgagttggaaTTTTTTATGAAcaatcattgtgaataaattgaatttgaaaattcttatatctctatatatcacatattaatatatcaacctaagtccaggtactaaaaaactacaaaatgaacttattccaTCAGTACttttttccaaattagttacatatgctaattaacacgaattgtcaaaatttacaatattattatcattgtcttttgttgagttaactaattttatttcaaattctaactATTTTAACATATGTTTCCCACGTGCAACGTGCATGCATTATGTAATGCCTAAAGTAAAtattacaactataaaatattcttgatgacatttttgtaaataagttgaaaaatattccaTTTATTctgatggcattttcgtaaataatttgaaaaataatgaattaattttaaggacaaaatggtaatttgtaacatatcttgctcatatgaagtccaaatgatttgagatttggatataatatagaaaactcaaagatatagaagttttatgttttgagttttggaaaatgtgaTCGTTTGACTTATACAAAGAGATAtaccgatgttaaaatgttaaattgtatatattatattatNGAGTCGGTGAATTCCACTGATCTGTTCAATTCTTTTGAACAGAGACAGTAGCGAAGAGAGAGAAGACAATACGGTTTGTGATTTTCTTTTtgatcgtgcgacttatcggtttatccaatcgacgaaccgacttcaattctgggatcgttgacacgaggtcttcgatttgaggtataaattttatatttttggtgatgtttgaaattcgtcgatttttggaataaatccgataaattgttaaatcatactgaaattgaagattgttaaATATTGTATGatcttaacgaagtagagaagattattgtgttgttgttttgaatttttcctaatttattataattagggagttttaatcgttggattgagattagaGAGTTGGTTGTCAGTTGTTATTACTTCTGATTGTATATTCGAAGTCTATGAAGTATAagctacacgttgatataaagttttcgtaatttgacggatgttgtaaaatagcctattatttgatgttaaattaattagtgtgtatttgatggtagtattgtgaattcaatacactagaatattaaattgatcAACGATAAGAacttataatcgagttttatattttgttgaattaattgttgttgggctatttgatgttatataatATTGAGGCTGTTATGATTGTATTGATACGGTGATAATGATctaataattgttgttgaattatttagatacaacacaagcctcgggatcaaagaaatagccagattttatatatactcgattatcaggtacgtgttgacgtacgagcatatgttgttattgtttagtattggtgaatactattgcgttgaacgataataaatcactggtattgggtgatttgatattatatctgttgttgtttattatcgttgatattgttggctgtcgtttgttgggagacgtcacgttgatgttgttcgttcgacgatattgctgtcgtcggtgttggggtgcgacgtatcgtcgatgttatcgttcaacgatattgctgtcgccggagtaggggtgcgacgtatcgttgatgttattcgttcgacgatattgctgtcgccggtgttggggtgcgacgtatcgtcgatgttgttgttgcagtagtatgggagtgatgacgttgatatcgttggtggtttgtttgtccagagacagcaaatggagtatttctgttatcatttcagttatattttatattgttgagaatataactgttatgtattacgatgatgattgttgtgtatgctcaccctttgggggctgtttctgttggacaggttacaggactatgctgtgagacaggatagtggtgaaggagtaggtgtgtctagtcaaacaatCATGTtgttgatagtagatagagacagtatagtttattgtcttatttgagttgtatgtgtgtatttattatattgtttatgctgcattgacgtagatagtgtggtgattgcactattttatcgtatatgcattatattattacgtcgttgaaaagaaaatttttatgcatatgacgtcacatgttgtatgattacgtggcgaggtttggggcaCCACACATTATTTCtagtaaatataaatatataaatattgataaaaaattGTGACCCCTTGTAACCTTTAGATTAAGAGTTGGAGGAAATCCATATTTTTTTAACCATTTTCACTTTCCCCATTCCTCTATAAAGAAGCAGCTCTTGTTGCATGCCTAATTGTATATCATAGGAAAATGTCTTCAACACGTCAACCTCTGCTAAGTGCCCCCCAAAATACCAAGTTCCTCTACTTGGTTCCAGCCATTTTCGCACTACTCGTTTCCGCTGTTTTTCTTGCTCCAAATCTTGTCAAAATAATCCAAAATGACCAGTCAAACGCTTCACATATCTGCCAACGAGCTTTACATCCTGAAACGTGCCAAAATTTTGTGTCTGAAGTCGTCTCCAATGGTGTTAAGCCCCAAAATACCACTGTTATCCTGCAAAAAATGTTGGTGAAGCAAGCCCGTCTACTGAGACACGCTTCTTTACATGTTAGAAAACTGAGAAATCAGATGAATCGGCAAAATGAACAGGGGGCTCTAGCGGACTGTCTTGAGCTAATAGACTCATCCATTGATCTAGTTCTTGACTCGATCGAAGCTCTTATGGATCCAACTGGCATGTCTCCCGCCGATGCACAAACATGGCTAAGTGGCGTGCTCACTAACCACGTCACCTGCTTCGATGGGTTCAAAACTTCATCAAGAAAATCAATGGAAGCCGTTCTTAAAGACCTTATATTGAGGGCGAGGGCTTCTTTGGCAATTCTTGCCAAAGGATCAGAGCCCTATACAGGAATGACACTCACTGGTGCGAGAGGAATGCTGCTGCCTTCATGGATCAGCCCAGTGGACAGGAAATTGCTGCAGGAGTCGGCTAGTGACATAAAAGCTGACCTAGTTGTAGCAAAAGATGGCTCAGGGAAATACAAGACAGTAGCAGAAGCAATTGCAGCAGCGCCTGACAAGAGCAAGACTCGTTTCGTGATCTATGTTAAGAAGGGGACGTACAAGGAGAATGTTTCAGTGggcaagaagaagaagaatctgaTGATTGTCGGAGATGGTATGAATTCCACAATCATAACAGGCGATCTTAATGTTGTTGATGGATCCACCACCTTCAACTCTGCTACTCTTGGTAAGATGTTAGATTATTCGAATACTTACCTAAATGACTCGACTTTTTCAAATGGTGTCCAACACTAGTGACACGCTTTTTTATACACCGCAGCCGCAGTTGGAGAGGGATTTATACTACAAGACATGTGCATACAAAACACAGCCGGGCCGGAGAAGCACCAGGCGGTGGCTCTACGCGTCGGTGCCGATAAATCTGTAATAAACCGCTGCCGCCTCGACGCTTTCCAAGACACACTGTACGCGCATTCTCAACGGCAATTTTACAGAGAGAGCTACGTAACGGGAACAGTTGACTTCATATTCGGCAACTCAGCAGTGGTGTTCCAGAAGTGCAAACTGGCGGCCCGAAAACCCATGGCAAAACAGAAAAACATGGTCACGGCTCAAGGAAGAACCGATCCGAATCAGAACACAGGCACTTCGATCCAAGATTGTGAAATCATCGCCAGTGATGACCTCCAACCGGTACAAAGTTCTTTTCGTACTTACCTTGGCCGTCCATGGAAGGAGTACTCGAGGACTGTGGTCATGCAGTCCAAAATCGGCAGCCTCATTGATCCGGCAGGATGGGCGGAGTGGAACGGGGATTTTGCGCTGAAGACTTTGTACTATGGGGAGTACTTGAATCAGGGGCCTGGGGCTGGAACCGGCAAGAGGGTGAACTGGCCTGGGTATCACGTTCTTACTGACTCGGCCGACGCCATGAAATTTACAGTGAAGGAATTGATCCAGGGTGGGGATTGGTTGAGTGCCACTGGTGTAGCTTACACCGACGGACTGTAATGTTTCGTGGGTATTGGCTTTGAGTTTGAACGCTCAAGTCGTGTGGTTTTTTGAGTGAGTGATTAATACTAATCAGTATTGGTTTGAACATCAAAATTTTCTGCAACAATTCTTTGTA
Proteins encoded in this window:
- the LOC140987958 gene encoding pectinesterase-like — its product is MSSTRQPLLSAPQNTKFLYLVPAIFALLVSAVFLAPNLVKIIQNDQSNASHICQRALHPETCQNFVSEVVSNGVKPQNTTVILQKMLVKQARLLRHASLHVRKLRNQMNRQNEQGALADCLELIDSSIDLVLDSIEALMDPTGMSPADAQTWLSGVLTNHVTCFDGFKTSSRKSMEAVLKDLILRARASLAILAKGSEPYTGMTLTGARGMLLPSWISPVDRKLLQESASDIKADLVVAKDGSGKYKTVAEAIAAAPDKSKTRFVIYVKKGTYKENVSVGKKKKNLMIVGDGMNSTIITGDLNVVDGSTTFNSATLAAVGEGFILQDMCIQNTAGPEKHQAVALRVGADKSVINRCRLDAFQDTLYAHSQRQFYRESYVTGTVDFIFGNSAVVFQKCKLAARKPMAKQKNMVTAQGRTDPNQNTGTSIQDCEIIASDDLQPVQSSFRTYLGRPWKEYSRTVVMQSKIGSLIDPAGWAEWNGDFALKTLYYGEYLNQGPGAGTGKRVNWPGYHVLTDSADAMKFTVKELIQGGDWLSATGVAYTDGL